One genomic region from Anopheles bellator chromosome 2, idAnoBellAS_SP24_06.2, whole genome shotgun sequence encodes:
- the LOC131211455 gene encoding thioredoxin reductase-like selenoprotein T homolog CG3887, with the protein MFRMLSALVRSHFKLLAAVWLVSVLAGLAPVCPVGAEKEIPLTKFSQDVGGYGATMSFLYCYSCGYRKAFDDYYNIIREKYPEITIRGANYDPSGFNMVLSKVLLVTKLLLIVALMSNYDLGRFIGNPFAGWWRWCFNNKLYASMMIFFLGNTLEAQLISSGAFEITLNDVPVWSKLETGRFPAPQEMFQIIDNHLLFANKIEPKPDFVK; encoded by the exons ATGTTCCGAATGCTGAGTGCGCTGGTGAGGTCTCACTTTAAGCTGCTGGCCGCAGTCTGGCTGGTGTCGGTGCTAGCCGGCCTGGCCCCGGTCTGTCCGGTCGGTGCGGAAAAGGAAATACCGCTGACAAAGTTTAGCCAGGATGTGGGCGGTTACGGGGCCACCATGTCGTTCCTCTACTG CTATTCGTGCGGGTACCGCAAAGCGTTCGATGACTACTACAACATTATCCGCGAGAAGTACCCGGAAATAACGATCCGCGGTGCCAACTACGACCCGTCCGGGTTCAACATGGTGCTGTCGAAGGTGCTGCTCGTTACGAAGCTGCTGCTCATTGTGGCCCTCATGTCCAACTACGATCTGGGCCGGTTCATCGGCAATCCGTTCGccggctggtggcgctggtgttTCAACAACAAGCTGTACGCGTCCATGATGATCTTCTTCCTGGGCAACACGCTGGAGGCGCAG CTCATCTCGTCCGGTGCGTTCGAGATAACGCTCAACGATGTGCCGGTTTGGTCGAAGCTGGAGACCGGCCGGTTTCCGGCGCCACAGGAAATGTTCCAGATCATCGACAATCACTTGCTGTTCGCCAACAAGATTGAACCGAAGCCGGACTTTGTGAAGTAA
- the LOC131211454 gene encoding SPRY domain-containing SOCS box protein 3 gives MSARRPPSPRSIRVRSPRFDLEPYRFRHSGTLDTVKLIGSYRPDRGPLANGDDDALMTINENRNVGGNDGAPVDGAPLSGASSTSASSVSSSESGTFEQPGPATGGSGSPSHSMDAMAALEQVNNNAAFGLQPPPAYDERPLVNGCEDKWSWNKRDRSKEVWLSGANNRKVHFHPNWSKGTAGIRGTRVLNNGRYYWEISVSQRVFGTSMMFGIGTKKARLHVNMFTNLLGEDRNGWGLSHKGLLWHGGMARNYTKRFKENQATKVGILFDGIAGTLTYYKDDICLGVAFRGLNEIREPLYPIVCSTAAKTEMILTETRRDFVNLQDRCRAVIIKHINTQEKLDRLALPYCIKNYLAEAITDSSTPLRPLELHMSEQYLLY, from the exons ATGAGTGCTAGGAGACCACCGTCTCCGCGTTCGATCCGCGTCCGATCGCCACGCTTCGACTTGGAGCCGTACAGGTTCAGACACTCCGGCACGCTGGACACGGTGAAACTGATCGGGTCGTACCGGCCCGACCGTGGTCCGCTCGcgaacggtgacgacgacgcactGATGACTATCAACGAGAACCGTAATGTGGGGGGCAACGATGGAGCGCCCGTCGATGGAGCACCGCTATCGGGTGCGTCGTCCACGTCGGCCTCCTCCGTCAGCTCGTCCGAGTCGGGAACGTTCGagcagccggggccggccacggGGGGATCCGGTTCCCCGAGTCACTCGATGGACGCGATGGCGGCGCTCGAGCAGGTCAACAACAATGCCGCCTTCGGGCTGCAGCCACCCCCAGCGTACGACGAGCGGCCCCTGGTGAACGGGTGCGAGGACAAGTGGAGCTGGAACAAGCGGGACCGCTCGAAGGAGGTGTGGCTGAGCGGGGCCAACAACCGGAAGGTGCACTTCCACCCGAACTGGAGCAAGGGCACGGCCGGGATCCGTGGGACGCGCGTCCTCAACAATGGCCGCTACTACTGGGAGATCAGCGTGTCGCAGCGGGTCTTCGGGACGAG CATGATGTTCGGCATTGGTACGAAGAAGGCCCGGCTACACGTCAACATGTTCACCAACCTGCTCGGGGAGGACCGAAACGGCTGGGGTCTCTCGCACAAGGGCCTCCTGTGGCACGGCGGTATGGCCCGGAACTACACGAAGCGCTTTAAGGAGAACCAGGCGACCAAGGTTGGCATCCTGTTCGACGGGATTGCCGGCACGCTGACATACTACAAGGACGACATCTGTCTGGGTGTGGCGTTCCGTGGTCTCAACGAG ATCCGTGAACCACTGTACCCGATCGTCTGCTCGACGGCGGCCAAGACGGAAATGATCCTGACCGAGACGCGGCGCGATTTCGTGAACCTTCAGGACCGCTGCCGAGCGGTCATCATCAAGCACATCAACACGCAGGAGAAGCTCGATCGGCTCGCCCTACCGTACTGCATCAAGAACTATCTGGCCGAGGCGATCACGGACAGCAGCACGCCGTTGCGACCGCTGGAGCTGCACATGTCGGAACAGTACCTCCTGTACTGA
- the LOC131208499 gene encoding eukaryotic translation initiation factor 3 subunit H — MASRGGNRRSQPVDNTIAYVQCDGLAAMKMVKHCHEESLNNMEVAQGALLGLVVDDRLEITNCFPFPKSDETIDEEEYQLNMMRRLRHVNVDHFHVGWYQSADVGNFLSNTLLESQYHYQTSIEESVVVIYDTQKSARGFLTLKAYRLTPQAIAMYKERDFTPEALRNLKVGYENLFVEIPIVVKNSALCNIMMSELTEMVPEEEGTHFLDLGTASVLENHLRCMMDRVDELNHEATKFNKYQQAAIRQEQEKHRMLAKHAQENAARIAKGETAVPEEEINKLFRPIPVPTRLNPMIVSGQINTYAQHISQFCSQSLAKLYMTQALQNAKENK; from the exons ATGGCAAGTCGTGGTGGAAATCGTCGCTCCCAGCCAGTGGATAATACCATCGCCTACGTCCAGTGCGATGGCCTG GCGGCGATGAAAATGGTGAAACATTGCCATGAGGAATCGTTGAACAACATGGAGGTGGCGCAGGGTGCGTTGCTCGGTCTGGTGGTCGACGATCGGCTCGAGATTACCAACTGCTTCCCGTTCCCGAAGTCGgacgaaacgatcgacgaaGAGGAGTACCAGCTGAACATGATGCGCCGGTTGCGGCACGTGAACGTTGACCACTTTCACGTCGGCTGGTACCAGAGCGCCGATGTTGGCAACTTCCTGTCGAACACGCTGCTCGAGTCGCAGTACCACTACCAGACCAGCATCGAGGAGTCGGTGGTCGTGATCTACGACACGCAGAAATCGGCCCGCGGCTTCCTGACGCTGAAGGCGTACCGCTTGACGCCGCAGGCGATCGCCATGTACAAGGAGCGCGATTTTACGCCCGAAGCGCTGCGCAACCTGAAGGTCGGGTACGAAAACTTGTTCGTCGAGATCCCGATCGTGGTCAAGAACTCGGCCCTGTGCAACATCATGATGTCCGAGCTGACGGAGATGGTGCCGGAGGAGGAGGGTACGCACTTTCTGGATCTCGGCACGGCCTCGGTACTCGAGAACCATTTGCGCTGCATGATGGACCGGGTGGACGAGCTGAACCACGAGGCTACCAAGTTCAACAAGTACCAGCAGGCCGCCATTCGGCAGGAGCAGGAAAAGCACCGGATGCTGGCCAAGCACGCCCAGGAGAACGCGGCCCGCATTGCCAAGGGCGAGACGGCGGTGCCGGAGGAGGAGATCAACAAACTGTTCCGCCCGATTCCGGTGCCGACACGCCTCAATCCGATGATCGTGTCCGGGCAGATCAACACGTACGCGCAGCACATTTCTCAGTTCTGTTCGCAGTCGCTCGCCAAACTGTACATGACCCAGGCGCTTCAGAATGCCAAGGAGAACAAGTAA
- the LOC131211453 gene encoding collagen alpha-1(I) chain, with protein MVRPADHPLPGEQCRGSRARRKHSADFRPTSAGLWLAVLSVLLLQILTPSMAATCNQTVCDCKGLKGSPGQLGPHGIPGTSGDPGDLGFDGPPGLRGEPGNRGELGVTGPKGYRGDTGERGPQGVPGYGGLPGESGFRGPFGLDGCNGTDGAMGTPGYPGPPGPRGPQGPGGLQGVRGDSGEGGINSKGTKGEKGVSGGPGQPGVRGFVGQRGDRGYDGTTGEPGDKGWDGERGDRGEDSDASCRGEKGEPGEPFYSLIGRNETVNIGMKGPKGERGWDGAAGQHGLKGDSGVQGERGQKGFKGEEGNEGDRGKQGKVGPLGAAGEKGEKGAPGYAGRDGEPGDQGPTGDDGQPGLPGRQGAPGSKGEYRPELAPIVVGPQGPQGDIGPPGRAGMAGVPGSKGRRGPMGPPGPPGDPGLDGGRGVKGTSIGGQPGDGGESGPRGLIGARGPPGAMGPKGQPGFAGRNLQGPKGDPGTPGLNGDFGDNGDQGDDGEPGDKGLDGTGYNITGPPGPVGLPGRAGPPGDWGMNGYTGVPGDKGYRGEDCGTCPPGPRGGKGDAGDIGQPGLDGYDGRRGLPGPRGEKGNRGMPGKRGGDGPKGEKGDFGENGVPGIRGAPGIVIDTFDHRMPEPGEDGVMGPRGEQGPTGDAGDPGPTGYDGRPGEQGEYGDDGLTGIPGQDGRPGQPGRDGIAGRDAFVNEYNAWSIRGVPGAPGDGGAKGERGDQGDRGEPGAMSAMDFSIAGDKGVVGEPGAPGPKGEKGYRGETGFLGLRGFDGPPGLQGLSIAGPEGYKGYYGIIGDHGPAGPDGRDGTPGPDGIAGLQGLRGQRGDPGRPILMGEKGVEGEGGFYGEIGDKGFRGPEGVRGPHGTVGVKGEQGEPGSYGKPGLRGNKGQPGDIIYGDRGAPGAPGRDGRIAPYGDKGERGDAGIEGPQGPKGEAGAIGRDGFPGLPGDDGAAGERGLPGRMGDMGEEGYTGERGLSGDIGHPGLTGARGLAGVRGPQGLAGDPGDMGLPGRNGAYGRKGERGDTGDMGPRGQKGGASFSGLKGEVGEPGMRGPPGYDARPGLMGRKGQEGDPGLAIDGKRGTKGQKGAPGYHGLPGRPGAKGERGDEGVLGQKGIAGDKGRDGYPGISGRPGRVGARGAVGARGEQGARGQTGDPGVDGLRGFGGEKGLRGDVGLAGLVGIPGQPGDPGFPGIPGNVLAAAAQKGDQGDPAPEGPEGDQGPPGLKGPRGYPGRKGTQGPPGYPGLAGIEGRDGPKGQRGDVGRKGPPGQLEVMPERGEAGDAGFDGFSGRPGLTGNKGAPGDYGDNGLIGMPGPPGFVNGALKGTRGDVGFEGAPGLDGLPGLPGIEGPMGPAGPRGLPGSIGPIMPGFRGDPGEDGLPGLDGLPGPVGFLGDRGSPGLPGVRGLPGPRGAVGDVGEEGFNGRLGMRGAKGELGDLPSLVNWRPTQPGDRGLSGNRGLDGDEGEVGPAGYPGLRGLKGMQGPTGEEGPPGQPGAKGERGIAGAPGVNGLDGRPGDPGLPGDDAPPPPPPNNLGYLFTRHSQKVAVPECPINTHKLWDGYSLANVIASSRSIGQDLGSAGSCLRRFSTMPFMFCDINNVCNYASNNDDTIWLATPEPMPMSMAPIPADQVSRYVSRCSVCESNTRVMALHSQSMSIPDCPEGWEELWLGYSYVMHTSDNSGGFGQDFVSPGSCLEEFRPQPVIECHGHGTCNFYDGVSSFWLTVIDDEAQFNRPQQQTLKAHQTSKVSRCIVCRRKPSIMRVLNGGGSISASALRRPQTATVSRPQYPPAPPQWASGRRQPGGRRKFNRNQG; from the exons ACCTGCAATCAGACGGTGTGCGACTGCAAGGGGCTGAAGGGAAGCCCCGGGCAGCTAGGACCGCACGGCATCCCGGGGACCTCCGGTGATCCGGGTGACCTCGGGTTCGACGGGCCGCCGGGGCTACGCGGGGAGCCGGGCAACCGAGGCGAGCTGGGCGTAACCGGCCCCAAGGGCTATCGG GGTGACACTGGCGAACGGGGACCACAGGGTGTGCCGGGGTACGGGGGGCTACCGGGTGAGAGCGGGTTCCGAGGGCCCTTCGGGCTGGACGGGTGCAacgggacggacggagcgaTGGGCACGCCGGGGTACCCGGGACCGCCGGGGCCGCGTGGCCCGCAGGGTCCGGGAGGGTTGCAGGGGGTTCGGGGTGATTCGGGTGAAGGTGGCATCAACTCGAAGGGTACCAAGGGCGAGAAGGGCGTGAGCGGTGGCCCTGGGCAACCGGGGGTGCGCGGATTTGTGGGCCAGCGAGGCGACCGAGGATACGACGGAACGACCGGCGAGCCCGGCGATAAAGGGTGGGACGGCGAGAGGGGTGACAGAGGCGAGGACAGCGATGCGTCGTGCCGGGGGGAGAAGGGGGAACCAGGGGAACCGTTTTACTCGCTGATCGGGCGCAACGAGACGGTCAACATCGGCATGAAGGGCCCGAAGGGCGAACGGGGCTGGGACggggcggccggccagcacGGGTTGAAGGGGGACTCGGGCGTGCAGGGTGAACGAGGCCAGAAGGGGTTCAAGGGCGAGGAGGGCAACGAGGGCGACCGGGGCAAGCAGGGCAAGGTGGGGCCACTGGGAGCGGCCGGTGAGAAGGGCGAGAAGGGGGCCCCCGGGTACGCGGGACGAGACGGGGAACCGGGCGACCAGGGACCAACCGGGGACGACGGGCAGCCGGGGTTACCGGGGCGACAGGGAGCGCCGGGGTCGAAGGGCGAGTACCGGCCGGAGCTGGCACCGATCGTGGTGGGGCCGCAGGGTCCGCAGGGGGACATTGGGCCGCCGGGTCGGGCGGGAATGGCAGGCGTTCCGGGGTCAAAGGGGCGCCGCGGGCCGATGGGGCCGCCCGGTCCACCGGGAGACCCGGGGCTGGACGGGGGTCGCGGTGTGAAGGGCACCTCGATCGGCGGCCAGCCTGGCGATGGCGGGGAGAGCGGTCCACGGGGACTGATCGGtgcccgggggccgccgggaGCGATGGGGCCGAAGGGGCAGCCGGGATTCGCCGGGCGCAATCTGCAGGGCCCGAAGGGGGATCCGGGAACGCCCGGGTTGAACGGGGACTTTGGCGATAACGGGGACCAGGGCGACGATGGGGAGCCGGGCGACAAGGGACTGGACGGGACGGGGTACAACATtacggggccaccgggccccGTGGGCCTGCCGGGGCGGGCAGGACCTCCCGGCGACTGGGGGATGAACGGGTACACTGGCGTGCCGGGCGACAAGGGCTACCGCGGGGAAGACTGCGGCACCTGTCCTCCGGGGCCGCGGGGTGGCAAGGGAGACGCCGGCGACATCGGCCAGCCCGGACTCGACGGCTACGACGGACGCCGGGGGCTGCCGGGACCGCGCGGGGAGAAAGGAAACCGTGGCATGCCGGGAAAGCGGGGTGGCGACGGACCCAAAG GTGAAAAGGGAGACTTTGGGGAGAACGGAGTGCCGGGAATTCGCGGAGCGCCAGGAATCGTGATCGACACCTTCGACCACCGGatgccggaaccgggcgaggATGGAGTCATGGGGCCGCGTGGTGAGCAAGGGCCGACCGGAGACGCCGGTGACCCGGGCCCAACCGGCTACGATGGGCGGCCGGGCGAGCAGGGCGagtacggcgacgacgggctGACGGGCATCCCGGGACAGGACGGGCGGCCGGGCCAGCCGGGTCGCGACGGTATCGCGGGGCGGGACGCATTCGTCAACGAGTACAACGCGTGGTCCATTCGCGGCGTCCCCGGAGCACCGGGCGATGG CGGAGCGAAGGGCGAGCGGGGCGATCAGGGTGACCGCGGCGAGCCGGGTGCGATGTCGGCCATGGACTTCTCGATCGCCGGCGACAAGGGCGTTGTGGGCGAGCCCGGCGCACCGGGCCCGAAGGGCGAGAAGGGCTACCGCGGCGAGACGGGCTTCCTGGGGTTGCGCGGCTTCGACGGACCGCCCGGCCTCCAGGGGCTCAGCATCGCGGGACCGGAAGGATACAAGGGGTACTACGGCATCATCGGAGACCACGGTCCAGCGGGGCCGGACGGGCGCGACGGaacccccgggccggacggaATCGCCGGGCTGCAGGGCCTGCGAGGCCAGCGCGGTGACCCGGGCCGCCCGATCCTGATGGGCGAGAAGGGCGTGGAGGGCGAGGGCGGCTTCTACGGCGAGATCGGCGACAAGGGCTTCCGGGGGCCGGAAGGAGTGCGCGGcccgcacggcacggtcggCGTGAAGGGCGAACAGGGCGAGCCCGGTTCGTACGGGAAGCCGGGGCTGCGCGGCAACAAGGGCCAGCCGGGCGACATTATCTACGGAGACCGCGGGGCACCGGGAGCGCCGGGGCGCGACGGACGCATCGCACCGTACGGCGACAAGGGCGAGCGCGGTGACGCCGGCATCGAGGGACCGCAAGGACCGAAGGGCGAAGCGGGGGCCATCGGACGCGACGGCTTCCCGGGGCTGCCGGGCGACGACGGAGCTGCGGGCGAGCGGGGCCTCCCCGGACGGATGGGCGACATGGGCGAGGAAGGCTACACGGGCGAGCGGGGCCTCTCCGGGGACATCGGCCACCCGGGACTGACTGGCGCCCGAGGGCTGGCGGGAGTGCGCGGGCCACAGGGGCTGGCAGGAGACCCGGGCGACATGGGACTCCCGGGCCGGAATGGCGCGTACGGACGGAAGGGTGAGCGGGGCGACACCGGCGACATGGGGCCGCGTGGCCAGAAGGGCGGCGCCTCGTTCAGCGGCCTGAAGGGCGAGGTGGGTGAGCCGGGCATGCGTGGGCCACCCGGCTACGACGCGCGCCCAGGGCTGATGGGCCGGAAGGGCCAGGAGGGAGACCCCGGCCTAGCGATCGACGGAAAGCGCGGCACCAAGGGCCAGAAGGGCGCCCCCGGCTACCACGGACTCCCGGGGCGACCCGGAGCGAAGGGCGAGCGCGGCGACGAAGGGGTGCTCGGCCAGAAGGGCATCGCCGGAGACAAGGGACGCGACGGATACCCCGGCATCAGTGGACGCCCCGGACGGGTGGGGGCACGAGGAGCGGTCGGAGCGCGCGGTGAGCAGGGAGCGCGCGGCCAGACCGGAGACCCTGGCGTCGACGGACTACGCGGATTCGGTGGCGAGAAGGGTCTGCGTGGTGACGTCGGATTGGCGGGGTTGGTGGGGATACCGGGACAGCCCGGCGACCCCGGCTTCCCGGGCATCCCCGGCAAcgtgctggcggcggcggcccaaaaGGGAGACCAGGGCGATCCGGCCCCTGAGGGCCCCGAAGGTGACCAAGGGCCCCCGGGGCTGAAGGGCCCGCGGGGCTACCCGGGACGGAAGGGAACCCAGGGCCCACCCGGCTATCCGGGGTTGGCTGGCATCGAGGGACGCGACGGCCCGAAGGGACAGCGAGGAGACGTCGGCCGCAAGGGACCACCGGGCCAGCTGGAGGTGATGCCGGAGCGTGGCGAAGCGGGTGACGCTGGATTCGACGGGTTCAGTGGGCGGCCGGGGCTCACCGGCAACAAGGGAGCACCGGGCGACTACGGTGACAACGGACTGATCGGCATGCCCGGCCCGCCAGGCTTCGTGAATGGCGCGCTGAAGGGCACCCGTGGCGACGTCGGCTTCGAGGGCGCCCCTGGGCTCGACGGCCTGCCCGGCTTGCCCGGCATCGAGGGCCCGATGGGTCCGGCCGGACCACGGGGTCTACCCGGCAGCATCGGCCCCATCATGCCCGGGTTCCGCGGGGACCCGGGCGAGGATGGCCTGCCGGGGCTGGATGGCctgcccggtccggttgggtTCCTGGGCGACCGCGGAAGCCCCGGGCTACCAGGAGTCCGCGGGCTCCCCGGACCCCGTGGCGCGGTGGGCGACGTCGGCGAGGAAGGCTTCAACGGGCGGCTCGGAATGAGGGGCGCGAAGGGCGAGCTGGGCGATCTACCGTCGCTGGTGAACTGGCGCCCGACGCAACCGGGCGACCGGGGATTGTCCGGGAACCGTGGGCTCGATGGCGACGAAGGTGAAGTAGGCCCAGCGGGTTACCCGGGGCTGCGCGGCCTGAAGGGTATGCAAGGACCGACTGGCGAGGAGGGCCCacccggccaacccggggccAAGGGCGAACGCGGCATTGCCGGAGCACCCGGAGTGAACGGACTCGATGGGCGCCCGGGCGACCCGGGACTCCCCGGGGACgatgcgccaccgccaccaccaccgaacaaCCTCGGATACCTGTTCACGCGCCACTCCCAGAAGGTGGCCGTCCCAGAGTGCCCCATCAACACGCACAAGCTGTGGGACGGGTACTCGCTCGCGAACGTCATCGCTAGCAGCCGCTCGATCGGCCAggacctcggctcggccggctcGTGCCTGCGGCGCTTCAGCACAATGCCGTTCATGTTCTGCGACATCAACAACGTCTGCAACTACGCGtccaacaacgacgacaccATCTGGCTGGCGACACCCGAACCGATGCCGATGTCGATGGCACCGATCCCCGCCGACCAGGTCTCGCGCTACGTCTCGCGCTGCAGCGTGTGCGAGTCGAACACGCGCGTCATGGCCCTGCACAGCCAGTCCATGAGCATTCCCGACTGCCCCGAGGGCTGGGAGGAACTCTGGCTCGGCTACAGCTACGTCATG CACACGTCGGACAACTCGGGCGGCTTCGGGCAGGACTTTGTGTCGCCCGGGTCGTGTCTGGAGGAGTTCCGACCGCAGCCGGTGATCGAGTGCCACGGGCACGGGACGTGCAACTTCTACGACGGCGTTTCCTCCTTCTGGCTGACCGTCATCGACGACGAGGCGCAGTTCAACcgaccgcagcagcaaaccCTGAAGGCCCACCAGACGAGCAAAGTCAGCCG GTGCATCGTGTGCCGCCGGAAGCCGAGCATCATGCGCGTGCTGAACGGGGGCGGGTCGATCAGCGCCTCGGCCCTGCGCCGACCGCAGACGGCCACCGTGTCCAGGCCGCAGTATCCGCCGGCCCCACCACAGTGGGCCAGCGGTCGGAGGCAGCCGGGCGGACGGCGAAAGTTCAATCGCAACCAGGGCTAG
- the LOC131211315 gene encoding ankyrin repeat domain-containing protein 39 — protein MAHGCHGHQCPPKSGAVAVQSLDELDFDRGIWSAAMNNELDRLRTLVTKGHLHDRDSCGYTALHYAARSGHLDACRLLLAAGLGVDEVTNGGVTALHRAAMMGHVEIVVELLASGADPGRRDNDGRTALHRAAEGGHLSCCQRLVSHSATLSRIEDERHQKPIDLVPDHRTNSDELRRILAL, from the exons ATGGCACACGGTTGCCATGGACACCAGTGTCCGCCGAAGAGTGGAGCCGTAGCCGTTCAATCCCTGGACGAACTTGACTTTGACCGTGGAATATGGAGTGCCG CGATGAACAACGAGCTCGATCGGCTGCGTACGCTAGTGACCAAAGGACATCTGCATGATCGTGATAGTTGCGGTTACACCGCTCTCCACTACGCCGCCCGTAGTGGCCACCTGGATGCGTGCCGATTGCTTCTGGCCGCCGGCCTTGGGGTGGACGAGGTGACGAACGGTGGTGTGACCGCGCTTCATAGAGCCGCAATGATGG GGCATGTTGAAATCGTTGTTGAATTGTTGGCTAGTGGAGCCGATCCGGGGCGACGGGACAACGATGGACGCACGGCACTACATCGTGCGGCCGAAGGGGGTCACCTGAGCTGCTGCCAGCGGTTGGTCAGCCACAGTGCCACTCTGTCGAGGATCGAGGACGAGCGACACcagaaaccgatcgatctCGTGCCCGATCATCGTACCAACAGCGACGAGCTGCGTCGTATTTTAGCTTTGTAG